The nucleotide sequence AAAGGACCGTCTCCCTCATCATGATCAATGGTCCCCTCGGCGAGGCCTACAAAGTTGGATACCGTTAAAGGTGCTTTCTGATATTCAAGCTCCAGATAGATGTTTCCCTTGTTCGTTTTGATAGCAGCATAGAGCCCGTCGTTGAGCTTTGGCTGAGCGTTGCAGCTGGTCATGAAAAAAACTCCTAATAACAGGTTGATTATTATACCTGCCGGGGTCTTGAAAAGACTCTGTTTCCCGGCGGCGAAATGGTTTCCTGTGTAATTTGTCATAGCACAGTATGCTACCATGGACGGGACGAGGGAACAAGCGGGATATCCCGGAAGATCAGGCTTCCTGTGTCCAGCGTTCCAGCGCCTCTTTCAGTTCTACGGCTGTTACGGGTTTGCTGAGGTAGTCGTCCATGCCGACGGACAGGAACCTTTCCCGATCTCCAGGCATGGCGTGGCCGGTAAGGGCGATAATCGGGACATGCCGGTCCGCGGGCTCTTCTGAGCGTATGCGGATGGTGGCTTCGAGTCCGTCAACCCCCGGCATCTGGCAGTCCATGAATATTGCGTCAAAGCTGTTGGCGCTCCAGATCCTGTGGGCCTGATCTCCGTCGCTGGCTATTGTAACGGTGCAACCAAGGCGTTGAAAAATCCTTGAGAGAACATCCTGGTTTATCTGGTTGTCCTCGGCAATCAGGATCCTGCGGATTTCAGCGTTATTGGCGGTTTCCCGGAAACTGGATCTGGTCTGGGGTTTTCTCTGGCCGGCCAGCCATTCAGTAATCCTTTCGAGGTCAAAAGGCGGTTTTGTTATCAGCATATTATCAAGATCGAGGTGCCCATATTCCAGATTACTTCGTATGTCGGCGATTACAGCGATCATTCCAGCCTGGACAAGATCGTTCCGCAGGGTTGCAAGTTCGACTGCAGGCAGGTCGGTCAGCAGGACAGGCCACGAGCCAGGGTCAGGTCTGTTTTGATTCAGGATCACTGGGGTGCCGTTCCACCCCCGTACATACGAACAGTAGACTTCTGCAGCGTGCCGGCTTTTGCAGAGAACACCGACGGTTGCTTTTTCCATGTCGATGAGATTCCGAAAAACCGGGCTTTCCGGTTCACGTTCCATGGGAATGCTGAATGAAAAGTTTGAGCCCTCTCCCTCACGGCTTTGCACGCCCAAGGAACCGCCCATAACCTCAATAAGTGAACGGCTGATCGGCAGTCCGAGCCCCGCCCCGCCGTAACGCCTGGTGGTGGAAGCGTCCACCTGGCTGAATTTCTCGAAAATCAAGTCGTGTTTATCTTCCGGAATTCCAATACCTGTGTCGATTACGCTGAAGCGGATGCCATACGGTATACGGGCAGAACACTCGGCTTCTACCTTAACCAGTATATATCCGTCGGGAGTAAACTTGACTGCGTTGCCGACAAGGTTATACAGAATCTGCTTCAGGCGGTCGTTATCGGCGCGGTATTCCAGAGGGAGATCCGGGTCAAAGTAGAGGAGAAGCTGAAGTCCGGCACTCTCCGCTGCCGGCAGCAGGGTTTCGCAGACACTGCGGACCAGGGTGTAGAGGTTTATAGGGGATTTATCTATGCTGATCAGCTTTCCCGCTTCGATCCTGGAAAGGTCCAGAATGTCGTTGATAATAGCCAGCAGTGAGTCGCTGGAAATCCTGACCGTATGGGCGAACTCCGCCTGCTCACTGGTCATTTCGGTTTCGATGAGCAGGTCTGTCATGCCGATTATTCCATTAAGGGGGGTCCTGAGTTCGTGGCTGATATTGGCAAGGAACTCGGATTTTGTCCGGTTTGCCTTTTCCGCCTCTTCTTTGGCTCGAACCAGGTCCTCGGCAGCCGTATGGTCGTGGTGAATGTCCAGCAGAAGTCCGTGAACCTTCGGGCCTCCGGGATTTGACAGATCCGGGGATGTTGACAGCATAAACCAGCGTGGATTCTCTTCTGCTGTTCCGATCATCTTCAGGGGAATATCCATTGCCCGCGGAATGCCTGTTGCCTGGGTTTCTCCGGCGAGTCTGATAAGCTGATTCCAGTGTTCCCCCAGCAGAGAGCGCAGTGCGGCATCCGGCTCCTGGTGCATCCGGGCAATCAGAACCGGCAGTGGCCCGATGTTTGTAACTTCTGCACCTGTGCTTGTGCTTATTTCCAGTTCGAAGGCAATCCCCGGCAGGGGATTCTGGTCTTCAGCTGTCCCGCTGGCAGGAGTGTTCTGTTCTGTCTGGTGCGTCGGGCCCGGTATGTCCATATCCGGTACTAAGGATAGGCGGACCCGACTCTTCCGGTCAAGCAGCTTTTAGCGTTTATCGATAATCCGCGCCATAACTACTCCTTCTATTCCTTTTAATTTTGTCAAAAGAGTATCCGTACCTGCGGCTTCCACATCGATGATGTTATAGGCATAGCCGTCTTTGTGGCGGTTAATCATCTCAGAGATGTTCATGGACTCCTCCGCGAGAATGGTTGTAATCTGCCCGACCATATTGGGTATGTTCTTGTTGGCTATAATGATGCGGGTGTCGGTAGTTAAGGGCATGGAGCAGTCGGGGAAGTTGACCGAGTTCGTAATGTTTCCGGTCTCAAGAAAGGTAATAAGCTGCCGGCTCGCCATTACTGCGCAGTTTTCTTCGGCTTCCGGGGTTGAAGCCCCAAGATGGGGAATAGGGATTACGTTTTCCACCTGCAAAAGGGAATCATCGGGAAAGTCGGTAACGTAACGGTCTACAATACCGGCCTGTATAGCCTCAAGCATATCTGCGTTATTCACCAGGCCTCCGCGGGAGAAGTTCAGGATTTTTACTCCCTTCTTCATTCGTGCAAAGCGCTCTGTGTTCAGGATGCCCCGGGTCTGGTTATTTAAAGGGATGTGAATGGTGATATAATCGGATTCGGAGACCAAGGCTTCCAGGGTTTCTGCCTTTTTAATGCTGGGAGACAATCCCCAGGCGGCCTCCACGGAGATAAAGGGATCGTATCCGGAGACTATCATCCCCAGGCGCTCTGCATCGTTGGCAACATCCACGCCTATGGCTCCCAGACCGATTACTCCCAGCTTTTTGCCACGGATCTCGTTCCCGGTAAACTCCTTTTTTCCTTTTTCTATCAGGGCGGGGATTTCATCCCCCTTTCCGGCGAGACTCTTGACCCACTGCATGCCGCGAAAGATTTTTCGGGAGGCGAGAAACATACCGGTCAGGGTAAGCTCCTTTACGGAATTAGCGTTGGCACCCGGGGTGTTGAAAACCGCGATTCCCCGTTCTGAGCAGACCTTTACCGGAATATTGTTGGTTCCCGCGCCCGCCCGGGCTATTGCCTTTACCGTATCGGGAATCGCTAAAGAATGCATGTCCTGGCTTCTGACAATAATAGCGTCGGGGTGGCCTATCTCGGAGGCAACCTCGTATTCATCTCTGGAAAAGAGGTCCAGACCTTTTGCGGAAATCTTGTTGAGGGTCAAAATCTTGTACATGGTTCTACTCCTGTTTGTTATTGCCTGCACCCTTTGTCAGGGCTGCCAGTATACGTAATTCATCGAGCACCGAAACATGGCGCAGAGTAACGGTCTCCGGCACAGAAACCGGAACGGTAAAATTTACAATGCCCCGAACTCCGCCGTCCGTCAGGCGGTCGGCTACTATCTGGGCCTGATCCGGGGGAACGGTGATAATCCCCAGGTCTATCCTTTGTGCTGCCACATATTCGGCAATCCGGTATGATGGCAGGAGGGGCACTGGAAACGAGAGCAGTTCCAGTTTGTTGGTGTCCCTGTCGAAGCCTGCGCATATTTCTATGCCCGCGGCGATAAAACCGGGATACTGCAGTATTGCCTGCCCAAGCCTGCCCAGGCCGACAATGCAGGCTCTGCGGGGTTCTTCCAGACTAAGATATCCGGCAATTGCCTGTTTGAGCTTCGCCGGGTCGTACCCTCCGTTAGACATTATCTCCGCTTTCATGTGGGCAATGTCCTTGCGCACTGTTTCTGCAGTCTGGCCGATGGCGCGGCCCAGCTCCCGGGAAGAGACCCGGCTCTGTTGCTTCTCTGTAAGATTGTCCAGCAGCCCGTATATGGCGCATAGCCGCTCCAGGCTTGGCAGCGGCGGAGTCTGTCTCATCAACTCCTCTCTAAAGTCTGTGAAATATTTCACAGAAACATGGCGCTCATCCTAGGGTTTTTTGTATTTTTCGTCAAGGGGGATGGAATGGGTGTGTGACAAATTGACGGGACTGAATGCTTTAGCTACATTTAGACAAAGCAAATCGTCCTGCCAATGGCGCTCGATACGACCGATAGAGGATATTATACGTAATGCTGAAGGAATTTCGTACTCTGTTTCCATACTACAAGACCTATGCCGGGCGCTATGCCATGGGCTTTCTCTTTTTGTTTATAACCGACGCGGGACAACTCTATCTTCCCCAATTGATTCGTTTGGTGATCGACCATATTTCGGCGGGTGCAGTTGACCTCCCCTGGGTCGGAATGATGGTCCTTGCAATGATCGGGGTCGCTTTTCTTGTTGCCCTTGGACGATTCGGCTGGCGCTACTATATTCACGGGGCTTCCCGAAAGATTGAAAAGAGACTCCGTTCCCGTCTTTTCGGGCACCTGCTGACCCTCTCCCCCTCGTTTTACGGACGAAGTTCAACGGGAGACCTGATGGCCCGGGCCACTGGCGATATGCACCATGTTCGGATGGCCTCGGGAATGGGATTTGTGGCCCTCTTTGACGGTCTGTTTATGACGCTGTTCATTATCACGATTATCGTGATTCAGTTCCCCCAGCTGGCCCTGATCGTTCTTGCCCCTTTTCCGTTGATTACCCTGCAGGTCCTGGGGATGGGCCGCTTTCTGGGACGTCTTTTCAAGGCCGTACAGGAGGGTTACGCCGCCTTGAGCAGCCATGTGCAGGAAGCCTTGAGCGGGATACTGGTATTAAAAGCCTTTGTACGGGAGGATTCAAACCTTAAAGTGTTCTCGGGCAGGAATGAGGACTATAAGCGCAGGAACCTGGCCCTGGTAAGATTGTGGGGCTTTGCCTTTCCGATGATCTCTTTCCTTGGCGGAGTAGTGACCCTTTTGCTGCTGCGTTTCGGCGGAATGTCGGTGCTTGAGGGGGGCATGAGTGCCGGAGATTTTGTGGCCGCCATGAGCTACCTGGGAATGCTCATCTGGCCCATGCTGGGTATGGGCTTCACCGTGAATATGCTGGAGCGGGGAGGGGCCGCCCTGGCGCGGATTAACGCTGTTCTGCGGGAAGAGCCGGAGATCCGTTCTCCTGTGAACGGCTTGTGCTGTCCCCGGGAAGGAGCCATCGAGGTCCGGAACCTCAGCTTCACGTATCCTGGTTCCGCTGTTCCCTCTCTGCGGGATGTCTCCTTTACAGTTGAGGCTGGTCAGACCCTGGGAATCCTGGGGCGCACGGGAGCGGGAAAGAGCACCCTGATACGGCTGTTGCCCCGGCTGCTGGATACCCCGCCTGGAACGGTATTTATTGCCGGCAGGGACGTGCGGGACTATGAGCTTTCCAGTTTAAGGAGCGCCTTTGGTGTCGTTCCCCAGGAGACTTTTCTCTTTTCAGCCGTCTTAAGTGATAATATCGCCTTCGGTATCGACGATGCTCCCCGGGAGGCGATAGAGGCGGCAGCGGAGGCTTCCACGATAAGCAGGGATGTACGGCTTTTTCCCAAGGGCTATGAAACCGAGGTAGGAGAGAGGGGTATAACCCTCTCCGGGGGACAGAAGCAGCGTATTGCCATCTCCCGTGCCCTTATAACTCAGCCTGAGATCCTGATATTCGACGATGCCCTGGCGGCAGTGGATACCTCTACCGAAGAGAGCATTCTGGACGGGTTCATTGAGCTTCGCAAGGGAAAAACCAATATTCTGATATCCCACAGGGTCTCTACCCTGAAGTTTGCCGACTATATTGTCGTGCTGGATGAAGGGGCTATTGTGCAGTCCGGTACTCACGAAGAGCTGATCGGTCAGGAAGGTTTCTATGCAGAAATCGCGAACCTGCAGCGACTGGAAGAGGAGGAGTCGGCGTGAGCGGCGAAAGCGAGCACATGAAGAGCTTCGACTGGAAGATCGTGCGCCGTTTGGCGGGATACCTGAGGCCCTATAAAGTCCTTGCCCTTATTGCTGTGATTGCCCTTATGGCTGCAACTGTGGCGGAACTTGCAGGACCGGTTATCCTGCAGCGGACAATCGACCGGCACATTATGGGGTATTACCTGCGCTACAGTCCCCAAAACGATACCGGCCTGGAAGGTGTGGGCATCAAAGCTCTTCTTGATAATCCCGCGGTAGTGCCCGGTGAAGACGGCGTTTTCTATCTGCCCCAGGATGTTGCCTCTTCCATTTCCGGACAGGAAAAACACCGCCTTCTGGAAGCGGAAGCACTGGAGGAACGGGGCTGGTTTCTCGTTCAGCCCGACAATTATTCTGCGGGTGAATGGTCCCGGGTTCAGGCCTTGCTGGACCCCAGGCATGGCGAGGTCCTGCGGGAAGGGGAGGCCTACGCCTTTGGCCGGGACCTGCTGGATTCTTTCGAGACGGGTGAGCGCAGGCTGCTGCGGCGCTCGGACAGACTCGGAATCGCACATAACGCCTGGATCTATCTGGCCCTGCTGGCGGGCAACCTGGTTTTTACTTTTCTGCAGATCTATATTATGGCCGCCCTGGGGCAGAACGTTATGCGGGATCTGCGGCTTTCGCTGCTGGGTCACCTGCTGCGGCAGGCTCTGGCCTATCTGCAGCGGACTCCGGTGGGAAGCCTGGTTTCCCGTCTCACCAGCGACGTGGATACCATCAACGAGCTTTTTGCGACTGTGGCTATCTCGTTTATCAAGAACTTCAGCCTCATGATCGGGGTTGTGGTCACCCTCTATATAATGAATCCCAGGCTGGCAACCATCACCGTATTCTCCCTGCCGCCGGTTATTCTCGCTACCCTCTACTTTCGGGTCAAAGCCCGTAAGGCCTACCGGCTGGTACGTTCCGGCGTGGCGAAGGTTAACGCGTATCTCTCTGAGCACATCTCCGGTATGGAGGTTGTGCAGATGTTCGGTCGGGAGCAGGCGGTAAAAGAGGCCTTTGACAAGCGTAACGACGCGCTGTACGACGCCTCCATGAAGGAGCTTTTTGTATTTGCCCCTTTCCGGGCCTCTATCGATTTCCTGACTACCATCTCGACCGGGGTCATTCTCTATTTCGGCGCCGGCATGTTTGTGGAACTGTCGGTCTCCCTGGGGGTGCTGATTGCCTTTATCAGCCTGATCAGGATGTTCTACCAGCCGGTAATGGACCTGTCGGAGAAGTTCACCATCATGCAGTCCGCCATGGCCGGAGGGGAGCGGATCTTCGGTATTCTGGACACCCATCAGGAGGTCCCCGATACCGGCAGACGGAGAATCGACAATGTCCGGGGGGAGCTCCAGTTCCGGAAGGTCAATTTTTCCTATGTCCCCGACGAACCGGTGCTGAAGGACCTTTCCTTTACGGTGAATCCGGGAGAAACTGTGGCGGTTGTCGGCTACACCGGGGCCGGAAAGACCACCATTGCCAACCTGCTGACCCGCTTCTGGGATATTCAGCAGGGAGAGATTCTGATTGACGGCTTTAACATCAGGGATCTGCTCCTGGCAGACTTACGCCGCTTTATTCAGCCGGTGCAGCAGGATGTGTTCCTTTTTTCCGGAACCATCGAAGAGAATATTACCCTGGGTGCATCAATCCCCAGGGAAGAGGTTGTCGACGCGGCGAAGATGGTGAATGCCCACGGCTTTATTGAAAAGCTGCCCCGGGGCTACGATACCATGCTGCAGGAAAGGGGCAGCAACATCTCTACCGGACAAAAGCAGCTGATCTCTTTTGCCAGGGTAATTGCCCAGAACCCCAGGGTACTGATCCTGGACGAGGCGACCTCGAATGTGGATACTGAAACAGAGCGTCTTATCCAGAGCGCCCTCAAGGTTCTGCTGAAGGGCCGTACCTCCCTGGTTATTGCCCATCGTCTTTCCACAATCAAGAACGCGGATCGCATCCTGGTCCTGAGCCATGGGCACCTGGTGGAACAGGGAAGCCACGAGGAGCTTATTGCACTCAAAGGGCTGTACTACAACCTGTACCGGCTGCAGTACAGCGGTTCCGCGGCGGTTTAGAGGCGTCGGATGCGGGTTATTCTGCTAAAAGACGGGGATCCCTTTGCTAACCTGGCGGCGGAACGGCTTCTGTTTGAAGAAGGTTCGGCTGAAGAGAGTCTCCTGCTGTATGTAAATAAACCATGTGTGGTTATCGGCCGTTCCCAGAACCCCTTTGCAGAAGCCGACCTGCGGGCCCTGCGGCAGTACGGGATGCCCCTTGTGCGGCGTTATACCGGAGGCGGAACAGTCTACCATGATCCCGGGAATCTGAATTATACTTTTATTCAAAACCGCCATGGGTATGACAAGTTTGAGAACTCCGGCCGTATCCTCAAAGCTCTTGCAGACCTGGGGATTGCTGCTGAAGTAACAGAACGGAACGACCTGGTCATTGGTAAAAGGAAATTCTCGGGCAGCGCCTACCGGCTTACAAAGGAGAAAGCCCTTCACCATGGCACTTTGCTTGTTTCTTCGGACCTTTCCCTGTTGCATTCCGCACTCAAGCCGAGCTTTCGGCGGATAGAAGGAAAAGGCGTGCTGTCTGTCAGGTCGCCGGTGATCTGTCTCAACGATATTATTCCGGGACTTACGGTGGAGCTTGTTATTGATGCCCTGGTGCGGCACTTTAACCATGGGGTATGGGAGGAGGTTCCTCCGGATGGCGAGCTCTATATACGCAGCAGGACTCAGGCCGAAAATTTCTCCGCCTGGGAGTGGGTATTCGGCCGGACGCCACACTTCTCGTTTGAGCTTTTTATCGAAGACCGGAATATGCGAGTTGATGTGGTGAACGGAAGAATCACGAAATCATCACCTCCTGGAATCGGTGAGCTTTTCGGAAAAAAAGTCGATCAGTTATGGAACCATGAGGGCCTCTCCGTCGACTAATAAACAGGTTAAATGAGCCGGGAGGTGTAATACCATGAAAAATATTCTTACAGCCTTTCTTATTGTGATTGTTTGTGCAGGAGTGGCTGCAGCCCAGGAATTGCAGGATGAGGAGATCCTTAAGAGGATGAATGTTCCTGAGGCCACGATGGAAAAGCTTCGGGAGTTGGATCGGGAAACGATGGCGCTTGTAAGAACGGCAGGCGCGGAACAGAAGTTACTCCAGGCCAGACTTGAGAGGTTGCTATTGGAGAGAGATCCGGATATGAAGCAGATCGAAGCGCTGCTTCGGGAGTCTCTGGAGCTGAAACTGAATGTTGAGTTGAAAAATATAGAACGTATCAGAGAGATGCAGAGGCTTCTCGGGGAAGAGCAGTGGATGGACTACCTGCGATACCGTAATGAGTATCGCCAGAGAACATCCAGTCGTACAGGGGAAATCCCTTCCGGCAACGAACCGGCGGAAACTCGGGAATCCCGTTCATCCCGCAATTCCGGTGAAAGTTCTAATGCGGGAAGCAGCGGTGGTTCGGGCTCATCGAGGTCCTCAGGGGCTTCAGGCCGGCGATAGTTTTCTGTGTCTGACTCTGACCTGATCAAGCGATTTGTAGACTCGGGAGACGAGGCCGCGTTTGCAGAACTCGTCTCCCGGCATCGGCGGTTTGTTCGGCGGATAATCTTTGGTGTTTTTGGCGGCTGGCCAGATGAAGCGGACGAAACGGAGCAGGAAGTTCTGATCGCCCTCGCTGAGGGGCTCGGGAAATTTTCTCACGCGGCAGAGTTCACCACGTATCTGTACCGGCTGACATGGAACAAAGGGGTGGATCATCTTCGTTCTCTTGCCAGAAGACGCAAACGTCTTGTCTATACTGTTCCGGATATTACAGATTTCTTGAGTCCCGAGCAACGCAGTATAAATGCAGAGGACCGTCATTTTTTGTATATGGTTCTCCGCCGAATGAAAGAGAAAGAGCGCAGCCTTATTATGTTGAAAGAGATCGAAGGTTTTCCGCTAAAGGATGTGGCTGAACTTATGGGGCTTCCGGAAGGAACCGCCAAGTCACGGCTGCATCGGGCCAGGAATAAAATGATAAAAACCGCTAATCGTATACTGCGCGAGCATGGAGAAAACAATGAAATGCGTAGAATGGAAGAAGATACAAGACGAGCTTGATGCAGGTCAGGGTTTTTCCGCCGCTGTCCAAGATCATCTAACAGGGTGTCCACGATGTTCCCGGAACCTTGAGGTCTATCGCCGCTTGATCAAGAGCTATGAAAAAGAAGCGGCCTCTCCTTCCTTTGACCGGAATCCTGTTTATGCCATTGCCTCCCGCCGAAAACCCGCGTTGCTTTCTGTAGCAGCAGTTTTTGTGTTTATGATTGTGGCCGGAGGTTTGCTGGCTGTGCCCCATTTTCAGGATAAAGCTTTACGTCAGGAGTATTCCCGGGAAATCTCCGAATCGCTTATCGACGGCGGTCTTTTCGAGTATGCCCAAGCAAATGATCCCGGATACGAGAGCAGCTGGTTTTAAAACAGACGTGACCTCCGCAGGCGGAGGTCAGCGTCGTCTATCACATAATCCCGCTACTGCACTACCTCCCGGGCGTTATAATGGGTGTGAAGCAGATGGTGGGAACGTTCGCTCAAGGGTTCTCCCAGGTACTCTTTGTAGATCTGGGTGATCGCCGGATTCTCATGGGACTTCCGCATAGCCTTGCCTTCGTCCTCCTTGTAGATCGCCTCGATTCTTTTCTGCCTGACCGAGTCGTCGGTAAAGCGGGGTTGACCGCCGCCGCCGATACAGCCGCCGGGACAGGTCATGATCTCCACAAAGTGGTAGTCTCCCTTTCCGGCCTGGATGAGGTCCAGAAGTTTTCCTGCATTCCCAAGGCCGTGGGCAACGGCAACCCGGACCTCGACCTCTTCAAGAAAATCGTATTCCGGCTTGACGTTTTCCAGTACCAGTGAGGCCTCCTTTATGCCTTCAAGACCCGCCAGCGGTGTCACGTGCAGGTTCTCTCCCGGCAGGGGACGTCCGGTAACCAGCTCGTAAACAGTCCGCAGGGCCGCTTCCATGACACCCCCGGTGTTGGCAAAGATGTCCGCGGCTCCGGTGGAGAGCCCCAGGGGAGCATCCATCTGTCCGTCGGGAAGTTCGGTAAAAGCGATCCCGGCGCCTTTAATCATTCTGGCAAGTTCCCGGGTGGTCAGTACATAGTCGACATCCTGCACCCCGGATGACCGCATCTCCGGCCGCAGGGCTTCAAATTTTTTGGCGGTGCAGGGCATTACAGAGACCACGGTAATCTCATCGGCGCTTTTCCCGATTTTCTCGGCGTAGTAGGTCTTGGCAATGGCGCCGAACATCTGCTGCGGAGATTTGCAGGATGAGATGTTGGGGATCATCTCGGGGTAGTAATACTCCAGGTACTTTATCCAGCCGGGAGAACAGGAAGAAAACTGGGGCAGAGCGATTTTTTCCTGGTTCTTTAATAATTTGGTCAAACGCATTAAGAGCTCGCTTCCTTCTTCCATGATTGTAAGGTCAGCGGCGAAGTTGGTGTCGAATACCGCGTCAAATCCCATGGCCCGGAGGGCGCTCACCATTTTACCTGTTACAAGGGTTCCGGGTTCAAGGCCGAACTCTTCTCCCAGAGCCGCCCGGATTGCCGGAGCGGTCTGCACTACCACATGCTGCGCGGGATCGTCCAGGGCTGTCCAGACCGCGTCTATATGGTTGTGTTCGGTAATGGCCCCCACCGGGCAGACCGCGGCGCACTGTCCGCACTGCACGCAGGCGACGCTGTCCAGGGGACGGCTGAAGGCCGGACCAATAAGCGTGGCAAAGCCCCGGTATTGAGGAAACAGGGCTCCCACTGCCTGAACCTCGTTACAGACGGTAACGCAGCGCCGGCACTTTATACATTTCCCGGCGTCCCTATCCAGGGCAGGGGTGGAATCGTCGATGGCGGGCTCCAGCCGTTGGCCGGTAAACCGTTCCTGCTCAATCCCCAGCTCCAGCGCGAGGGCCTTGAGCTCACAATTCTCGCCGCGGTCGCAGTATTTACAGTCACCGTTGTGTTCGCTCAGGAGAAGTTCTACCACCATGCGGCGGGCTTCCCGTACCCGGCGGCTGTTGGTTTGTATCTTCATTCCGTCCTGTACCGGGGTGGCGCAGGACGGCATAAGGGTCTTTGCTCCTTCAATCTCCACAATACAGACCCTGCAGGCTCCCAGGGGGGACTTTCCTTCCAGAAAACAGAGGCTTGGAATGTTGATTCCGATTTTCCGTGCTGCCTCGAGAACTGTCATGTTTCTGCTGACGCTGACCGGGATTGAGTTAATGGTGATGTTATACACGGGCTGCCTCCTTTTCTTCTGTTTGCTGGCGTACGGGGGTTTTACCATAATCGCAGCGCAGACAGCGGCCGCACTGACGCATGGCGGACGCTTCTGTCCAGCAGAGTTCGACCTCGTCAAAGTTTGATCTTCTCCGTTCCACATCTATTGTAGGCAGTTTCTCCCTGGGGTAGGGT is from Marispirochaeta sp. and encodes:
- a CDS encoding NADH-dependent [FeFe] hydrogenase, group A6, with product MYNITINSIPVSVSRNMTVLEAARKIGINIPSLCFLEGKSPLGACRVCIVEIEGAKTLMPSCATPVQDGMKIQTNSRRVREARRMVVELLLSEHNGDCKYCDRGENCELKALALELGIEQERFTGQRLEPAIDDSTPALDRDAGKCIKCRRCVTVCNEVQAVGALFPQYRGFATLIGPAFSRPLDSVACVQCGQCAAVCPVGAITEHNHIDAVWTALDDPAQHVVVQTAPAIRAALGEEFGLEPGTLVTGKMVSALRAMGFDAVFDTNFAADLTIMEEGSELLMRLTKLLKNQEKIALPQFSSCSPGWIKYLEYYYPEMIPNISSCKSPQQMFGAIAKTYYAEKIGKSADEITVVSVMPCTAKKFEALRPEMRSSGVQDVDYVLTTRELARMIKGAGIAFTELPDGQMDAPLGLSTGAADIFANTGGVMEAALRTVYELVTGRPLPGENLHVTPLAGLEGIKEASLVLENVKPEYDFLEEVEVRVAVAHGLGNAGKLLDLIQAGKGDYHFVEIMTCPGGCIGGGGQPRFTDDSVRQKRIEAIYKEDEGKAMRKSHENPAITQIYKEYLGEPLSERSHHLLHTHYNAREVVQ